A section of the Cryobacterium soli genome encodes:
- a CDS encoding SDR family NAD(P)-dependent oxidoreductase, whose translation MTWNPRALPDQTGRTIVVTGANAGLGYFTSEQLARAGAHVVLACRNPVKAAAAVAVIRGRVPGASVSTMALDVADLASVRRAAERMLDLPQLHGLILNAGIVHPPTDRSVSLDGTELVLATNYTGHFLLTGLVLPVLQRTPGSRVVSLGSLITRLLDSSLEDLQLETTYNGGKAYAQSKIAMQVFGFELDRRLRSAGLDGPGGVQSLVAHPGYSISGLTPGIRGVNEVRRTKRFVDTLQGFIGAQGKDAGAWPTVRAAIDPSAVGGQYYGPRFLTRGTPTLQRPTRTSLDRGIADRLFARTEALVGAPFPLPA comes from the coding sequence GTGACCTGGAACCCCCGGGCGCTGCCCGACCAGACCGGCCGCACCATCGTGGTCACGGGCGCCAACGCAGGCCTGGGCTACTTCACGAGCGAGCAACTCGCGCGTGCCGGCGCCCACGTGGTGCTGGCCTGCCGCAACCCGGTCAAGGCTGCCGCGGCGGTCGCCGTCATCCGCGGGCGCGTCCCCGGCGCATCCGTGTCGACCATGGCCCTCGACGTGGCCGACCTCGCCTCGGTGCGCCGGGCAGCAGAGCGGATGCTCGACCTTCCTCAGCTGCACGGCCTCATCCTCAACGCCGGCATCGTGCACCCGCCCACCGACCGTTCGGTGAGCCTGGACGGCACCGAGCTGGTGCTCGCCACCAACTACACCGGTCACTTCCTGCTCACCGGCCTGGTTCTGCCCGTGCTGCAGCGCACTCCCGGCAGCCGGGTCGTGTCGCTCGGTTCGCTGATCACCCGGCTGCTGGACTCCTCGCTGGAGGACCTGCAACTCGAGACCACGTACAACGGGGGCAAGGCCTACGCGCAGTCCAAGATCGCGATGCAGGTGTTCGGCTTCGAGCTGGACCGGCGCCTGCGCTCGGCTGGCCTCGACGGCCCCGGCGGGGTGCAGAGCCTGGTGGCGCACCCCGGCTACTCGATCTCGGGCCTCACACCCGGCATCCGCGGCGTCAACGAGGTGCGCCGCACCAAGCGCTTCGTCGACACCCTGCAGGGCTTCATCGGCGCCCAGGGCAAGGATGCCGGTGCCTGGCCGACCGTGCGGGCGGCGATCGATCCCTCTGCCGTCGGCGGCCAATACTACGGCCCCCGTTTCCTCACCCGCGGCACTCCGACCCTGCAGCGCCCCACCCGTACCTCGCTCGACCGCGGTATCGCCGACCGCCTCTTCGCCCGCACCGAGGCCCTCGTCGGGGCCCCGTTCCCGCTCCCCGCCTAA
- the lhgO gene encoding L-2-hydroxyglutarate oxidase — MGERIAIIGGGIVGVALARALALRGLGDVTVFEKEDRLAAHQTGRNSGVVHAGLYYQPGSLKARLCAAGRTSIREYCAEKSLPYREVGKLVVAVDESELPALAEIERRANANGVPDLLRVDGLVRLREIEPHVAGIAAVHSPHTAAVDYSAITEAMATDVRAAGGSIRTGHEVVAMQLEGARVRVRTRESEHVVDRVIACAGLQSDVVARLVGADPSPKILPFRGEYWALDPARTDLVRGMIYPVPDPRFPFLGVHFTRGVYDDVHVGPNAVPALAREGYTWLTVSPKDTWESLRWPGAGALARQHWRMGLDEISGSLVKPLYYRKARRFIPELRMGDLTAKTAAGVRAQAWGRDGTLLDDFAVDQVGPVTLLRNAPSPAATSSMAIAEHVLENYVLARTPE, encoded by the coding sequence ATGGGCGAACGCATCGCGATCATCGGCGGCGGCATCGTAGGGGTGGCCCTGGCGCGGGCCCTCGCCCTGCGCGGACTCGGCGACGTCACGGTCTTCGAGAAAGAGGACCGACTCGCCGCGCATCAGACCGGACGCAACTCCGGCGTGGTGCACGCCGGCCTGTACTACCAGCCGGGCAGCCTCAAAGCCCGGCTGTGCGCCGCGGGCCGCACCAGCATCCGCGAGTATTGCGCCGAGAAGAGCCTGCCCTACCGTGAGGTGGGCAAGCTCGTCGTCGCGGTCGACGAGAGCGAGCTGCCGGCCCTCGCCGAGATCGAACGGCGGGCGAACGCCAATGGGGTGCCAGACCTGCTCCGCGTGGATGGCCTGGTCCGCCTCCGGGAGATCGAACCCCACGTGGCAGGCATCGCCGCCGTGCACTCGCCGCATACCGCGGCCGTGGACTACTCCGCGATCACCGAGGCGATGGCGACGGATGTGCGCGCCGCCGGCGGCAGCATCCGCACCGGCCACGAGGTGGTGGCGATGCAGCTCGAGGGAGCGAGAGTGCGTGTGCGCACCCGGGAGTCCGAGCATGTCGTCGACCGGGTGATCGCCTGCGCCGGGCTGCAATCCGACGTGGTCGCCCGTCTGGTCGGCGCGGACCCGTCGCCCAAGATCCTGCCGTTCCGCGGCGAGTACTGGGCGCTGGACCCGGCGCGCACCGACCTCGTGCGGGGCATGATCTACCCGGTGCCCGACCCGCGGTTCCCCTTCCTTGGTGTGCACTTCACCCGCGGTGTCTACGACGACGTGCACGTGGGGCCCAATGCGGTGCCGGCGCTGGCCCGGGAGGGGTACACCTGGCTGACCGTCTCGCCCAAGGACACCTGGGAGTCCCTGCGCTGGCCGGGCGCGGGCGCCTTGGCCAGACAGCATTGGCGGATGGGGCTCGACGAGATCAGCGGCTCCCTGGTCAAGCCCCTCTACTACCGCAAGGCCCGCCGGTTCATCCCCGAGCTGCGGATGGGTGACCTCACCGCCAAGACCGCCGCCGGCGTGCGCGCCCAGGCCTGGGGCCGCGACGGCACCCTCCTCGACGACTTCGCGGTCGACCAGGTCGGCCCGGTCACCCTGCTGCGCAACGCCCCGTCACCCGCCGCCACCTCCTCGATGGCGATCGCCGAGCACGTGCTCGAGAACTACGTGCTCGCCCGTACGCCCGAGTAG
- a CDS encoding endonuclease domain-containing protein, whose protein sequence is MKRRTEIPRALRGRAFSHQEGLSEGMTRARMRSDDLARPYHGIRVVPSDSTDPLARIRSYLPHLSGEQFFSHTSAALIHNMPLPLRLAQDPRVHVSTHIASSRHAGRGVVGHQVQRDRVRVVVVTGMQVTSPVDTWCQLSTMLSLDALIEAGDALVRRKQPLATMDELRAGVLRYTGQRGAKKLREAFESVRPRTDSAKETATRLVIVRAGLPEPEVNGEIFDRRGRKIATGDLVFRKYKVLVEYDGEQHRTDEEQYHWDVDRLDAIMEAGWRVIRINKSHLRMSPSPALRKITTALAAAGWSP, encoded by the coding sequence ATGAAACGGCGCACAGAGATACCGCGAGCGCTGCGAGGGCGCGCATTCAGCCATCAGGAAGGGCTGTCCGAGGGCATGACACGGGCGCGTATGCGTAGTGACGACCTGGCGCGGCCGTACCACGGCATCCGTGTGGTGCCGTCTGACTCGACCGACCCGCTCGCCCGTATCCGCTCGTACCTGCCCCATCTCAGCGGGGAACAGTTCTTCAGCCACACCAGCGCTGCTCTCATCCACAATATGCCGCTGCCGTTGCGCCTCGCCCAGGATCCACGCGTGCACGTCTCGACTCACATCGCATCATCGAGGCACGCCGGCCGCGGCGTCGTGGGGCATCAGGTACAGCGCGACCGGGTTCGCGTCGTGGTCGTGACCGGCATGCAGGTGACCTCTCCGGTCGATACGTGGTGTCAGCTATCCACAATGTTGTCATTGGACGCCCTGATCGAAGCGGGAGATGCTCTGGTACGTCGGAAGCAGCCGCTCGCGACTATGGATGAGCTGCGCGCTGGCGTGTTGCGGTACACCGGGCAACGTGGGGCGAAGAAGCTGCGCGAGGCCTTCGAGTCTGTGCGGCCCCGGACGGATTCAGCCAAGGAGACGGCGACCAGGTTGGTGATCGTGCGGGCAGGGCTACCCGAACCGGAGGTGAACGGTGAGATTTTCGACAGGCGGGGCCGCAAGATCGCGACCGGGGACCTGGTGTTTCGCAAGTACAAGGTGCTCGTGGAGTATGACGGCGAGCAGCACCGCACCGACGAGGAGCAGTATCACTGGGACGTGGACCGTCTTGATGCGATCATGGAGGCCGGCTGGCGCGTCATCCGCATCAATAAATCGCATCTGAGGATGTCGCCTTCGCCGGCCCTACGGAAGATCACCACGGCCCTCGCCGCAGCGGGGTGGAGCCCATGA
- the purL gene encoding phosphoribosylformylglycinamidine synthase subunit PurL, with translation MTAVSNTSSRGVADTVTNAINTPEKEQPYAALGLTPGEYAEIRTILGRRPTSGELAMYSVMWSEHCSYKSSKKYLRQFGDKVSPAMKKNLMVGMGENAGVLDVGEGWAVTFKIESHNHPSYIEPFQGAATGVGGIVRDIISMGARPVAVMDALRFGDINDPDTARVVHGVVSGISFYGNCLGLPNIGGETWFDSVYQGNPLVNALSVGVLRHEDLHLANASGAGNKVVLFGARTGGDGIGGASILASDTFSEGGPTKRPAVQVGDPFAEKVLIECCLELYREKLVEGIQDLGAAGISCATSELASNGDGGMYIQLEKVLLRDPSLTAEEILMSESQERMMAVVTPEKLAGFLAVVEKWDVETSVLGEVTDSGRLIIDFHGEEIVNVDPRTVAVDGPVYDRPVAYPTWIDALQADTASALPRATDAATLQEQFLALLGSPNLADPSWITDQYDRYVMGNTALSFPDDAGMIRIDEESGLGFVISTDANGRYCQLDPYRGAQLALAEAYRNVAVTGAVPVGISDCLNFGSPENPEVMWQFSQAVEGLADGCLELEIPVTGGNVSFYNQTGDQPIHPTPVVAVLGVIDDVARRVPSGWQDDGHNIYLLGITREELDGSAWSAVVHDHLGGVPPIVDLGREADLAGLLHAASIEALIDSAHDLSTGGLAQALAEAVLRFGVGARVWLGDILERDGIDASVALFSESTGRVLVSVPREDDVKFLGLCEGRDYPVLRIGVTDATAPVLEIQDYFTVPLTELQSRHRSTLPNAFA, from the coding sequence GTGACCGCTGTTTCCAACACATCCTCCCGCGGCGTCGCTGACACCGTGACCAACGCGATCAACACTCCCGAGAAGGAGCAGCCGTACGCTGCCCTCGGGTTGACGCCCGGCGAATACGCCGAGATCCGCACCATCCTGGGCCGCCGCCCCACCTCGGGTGAGCTCGCCATGTACTCGGTGATGTGGAGCGAGCACTGCTCATACAAGAGCTCGAAGAAGTACCTGCGCCAGTTCGGCGACAAGGTCTCCCCCGCCATGAAGAAGAACCTGATGGTGGGCATGGGCGAGAACGCCGGCGTGCTCGACGTGGGCGAGGGCTGGGCCGTCACCTTCAAGATCGAATCGCACAACCACCCCTCGTACATCGAGCCGTTCCAGGGCGCCGCGACCGGCGTCGGCGGCATCGTGCGTGACATCATCTCGATGGGCGCCCGCCCGGTCGCCGTGATGGATGCGCTGCGCTTCGGCGACATCAACGACCCCGACACCGCCCGTGTTGTGCACGGCGTGGTCTCGGGCATCAGCTTCTACGGCAACTGCCTGGGCCTGCCCAACATCGGCGGCGAGACCTGGTTCGACTCCGTCTACCAGGGCAACCCGCTGGTCAACGCGCTCTCTGTGGGCGTGCTGCGCCACGAGGACCTGCACCTGGCCAACGCCTCGGGCGCCGGCAACAAGGTCGTGCTCTTCGGGGCCCGCACCGGCGGCGACGGCATCGGCGGCGCATCCATTCTGGCCTCGGACACGTTCAGCGAGGGCGGCCCGACCAAGCGCCCCGCCGTGCAGGTGGGCGACCCGTTCGCCGAGAAGGTGCTCATCGAGTGCTGCCTCGAGCTGTACCGCGAGAAGCTCGTCGAGGGCATCCAGGACCTGGGCGCCGCGGGTATCTCCTGCGCCACCAGCGAGCTGGCCTCCAACGGCGACGGCGGCATGTACATCCAGCTGGAGAAGGTGCTGCTGCGCGACCCGTCGCTCACCGCCGAAGAGATCCTGATGAGCGAGAGCCAGGAACGCATGATGGCCGTCGTCACGCCGGAGAAGCTCGCCGGCTTCCTCGCCGTGGTGGAGAAGTGGGACGTGGAGACCAGCGTGCTCGGCGAGGTCACCGACTCCGGTCGCCTGATCATCGACTTCCACGGTGAAGAGATCGTCAACGTCGACCCGCGCACCGTGGCCGTGGACGGCCCGGTCTACGACCGCCCGGTGGCCTACCCCACCTGGATCGACGCGCTGCAGGCCGACACCGCCTCGGCCCTGCCCCGGGCGACGGATGCCGCGACGCTGCAGGAGCAATTCCTCGCGCTGCTCGGCTCGCCCAACCTGGCCGACCCGAGCTGGATCACCGACCAGTACGACCGCTACGTGATGGGCAACACCGCCCTCTCGTTCCCGGACGACGCCGGCATGATCCGCATCGACGAGGAGTCGGGCCTCGGCTTCGTCATCTCCACCGACGCGAACGGCCGCTACTGCCAGCTCGACCCGTACCGCGGCGCGCAGCTGGCCCTTGCCGAGGCGTACCGCAACGTGGCCGTCACCGGCGCCGTGCCGGTGGGCATCAGCGACTGCCTCAACTTCGGCTCCCCCGAGAACCCCGAGGTCATGTGGCAGTTCTCCCAGGCCGTCGAAGGCCTGGCGGATGGCTGCCTCGAGCTGGAGATCCCGGTCACCGGCGGCAACGTGTCGTTCTACAACCAGACCGGCGACCAGCCGATCCACCCGACCCCGGTCGTTGCCGTGCTCGGCGTGATCGACGATGTGGCCCGCCGCGTGCCCAGCGGCTGGCAGGACGACGGACACAACATCTACCTGCTCGGCATCACCCGCGAAGAGCTCGACGGCTCGGCGTGGAGCGCCGTGGTGCACGACCACCTCGGTGGCGTGCCGCCCATCGTCGACCTCGGCCGCGAAGCCGACCTCGCCGGTCTCCTGCACGCCGCGTCGATCGAGGCCCTGATCGACAGCGCGCACGACCTCTCCACGGGTGGCCTCGCGCAGGCCCTCGCCGAGGCCGTGCTCCGGTTCGGCGTTGGCGCCCGGGTCTGGCTCGGCGACATCCTCGAGCGCGACGGTATCGACGCATCCGTTGCCCTGTTCTCGGAGTCGACCGGCCGTGTGCTCGTCTCCGTCCCGCGTGAGGACGACGTCAAGTTCCTCGGCCTCTGCGAAGGCCGCGACTACCCGGTGCTGCGCATCGGGGTGACGGACGCGACCGCCCCGGTGCTCGAGATCCAGGACTACTTCACGGTGCCGCTGACCGAACTGCAGTCGCGTCACCGCAGCACGCTGCCGAACGCGTTCGCGTAA